The Macadamia integrifolia cultivar HAES 741 chromosome 3, SCU_Mint_v3, whole genome shotgun sequence genome segment GTATTCCCTAACACTGATATGTTTGGGTTGGGAAGGAGTCTCTTAAGGGCTGCATTTATGTAGACATGTTCCTGGTTTTCGATCACATTGTAACCAATGAAGTCCTTCACCCAGAAAGCAAGTGCTGCTCTTATCTTCTGGACTATTGGTGGGGTTCCTGCATCTTCCCTCTCTTCCACATCTTCATAGTACAAAGTGTGCTGCAAAATCAGATTTATAGATATTAAATATCTAAGTCTCATTGAATCATAATCTTGAAGAAACAAATTagattatatatttatttacctCTTCACTGAAGCCATTGACAAAATCAACAGTTCCACCTCCACAAGTAGAAGGGGCAGAAGATCTCAACTTGTACAAGGCCTTGTTCATCAAAAGGAGGCCAGGGGTTCCAGGCCCACCAAGGAACTTATGAGGGCTCATGAAAACTGCATCATAGCCTTCTAGCTCCCCTGATCTCATGTCGATCTCTACATAAGGACCACTATAACAAATAATGTCATAATTGAGTTAATCTCTCACAAAGAGCACAAGAGCTATATTAATATGGACACAACATTTAAATTAGAACattaaggatgtgtttggtatgcattcttagaaTAGATTTTCGGATCAAGATCAAGttttaaagaggaaaaaataaggAGTAGAATTTCAGAACAAGTTCTAGACCCATATATAAACATCTACCTTGCAGCATAGTCAAAGCAAGCAAAAGCTCCATGTTGGTGAAGAAGCCGGGCAATGGCACGAGTGTCGGAGTAAATTCCGGTAACATTGCTACAAGCTGAGAATGAACCCAACATAGGACGATTGGAATCCTTATAAAGCTCAAGTTGGCGACTTAGGGCTCGCATGTCTAGCAATCCGTCATTGTCCAGACCGATCTCGATCACCTCTGCTAAGCTATTACGCCATGAGAGAAGGTTGGAGTGGTGCTCATATGGCCCAACAAAGACCACCCATCTCTCCTCACTCTTTAGGCTCTTGAGTATCCTTTCTCTCATGGTTGAAGGCACTGTGATTCCCATCACCTCTTGAAGACGCTTGATTGCTGCAGTGGTGCCGGAGCCAGGGAATATGAGTGCATCATCTGGTCCTGTGCCCAAGCAATTCTTAATGTATCTGGTAGCTTCCTTCACCATCTTGGTCGTCTTGTGCCCCACGTAGCTATCACTTGTATGTGTGTTCCCTGTAAAACCACATCAAATTATACAAAGAGAATTAATGAAAGGAACCATATAACAGTCTAATTGGCTCGATTGGCCAATTTTCACTCCATGTCTTCTCGAAACTTGTAATTTGAATTCCATGTGTACTACACGTTCTAATCAGTAAAGCTTTGTTTATCAGAAAAAATAGAACATACCATAGAAAGGAAGAACATTATTGGAGATGAATGCTTCGATGATGTGAAGACCTCTACCAGAGGCAGTGTGGTCGGCATAGGTGAGAAGGCGTTTTCCAAAGGGAGTGTCGAACTCAACATCGTGTCCGATCAACTGTGACCGCAGCCACTCAAATTTGGTCTCTGCAGGATCAGTCTTTGTTACACCCACGTCGAGCATTCCGAAGGACTCCGACCGATGGATATGGTGATCATCAAAGTCAGGAATATTACTGCTTCTTATGGAAGAACTGGTTCTCATAAAAGGATGCTTGTCATGGTGAGGATGATGAACTACTTCTGTCTTTGGGTGCCAATAGGTCTTTCCTACCATGGTTTGTTCAAATTCCATGATATCACAAAAAGAAGATAGCTAATGAGATGAaggtgaagatgaagatgaagatgaagatgaaggtgGTGCAAGTGGGTAGTGTTTAAAAGACAAAAAGGAAGGAATAGGAAGACAGCTATGGAAGATGAGGAAGCGAAAGGTTGTGTTATGTTGGCCTCTTGGGAGAGGATGGAAGGGGGTATATATAAggtgagaaggaagaaaatgagagaagacTGAGATAACTCATAGAATagtaaattttcaaaataaaattgtagACTAGAAAGAGATGCATGTGGtctaaaaattattattaatatttccCATTGATTCTCTTTGAAGAACGCGTCTGCATGTTTCTCTTCCACCCTTGTGTGCGGGTATTGTTTGAAAATCAGACccttttttctctaatttgaaATCGAAAAATTCTTTTTACTGTGACATGTAGAGAAAGTCGATTACTAATTCTTCTTATtatggtcccccccccccccccNNNNNNNNNNNNNNNNNNNNNNNNNNNNNNNNNNNNNNNNNNNNNNNNNNNNNNNNNNNNNNNNNNNNNNNNNNNNNNNNNNNNNNNNNNNNNNNNNNNNaggtttgggttaaccggtgttaactcagtcaccgctccggttcagtgtgaacggggtgtgacaaaattGGTCCTTAATGATTACAGTCTGTATTAGATTAGAATCAATCGCAAAAAATCCTGGAATTGACACTAAATTATAAAAACCAACAGTCAAATccccaaaatcctaaatatGACTTTCTCTAATGATTGGAATGCGGATTGATCCGaactagccaaatcaactagggatttaaaactttgaattggagatcgaactgatcatggtttcaagtatcggtctgggaTCAGTCGTATCAGCTGAGATCGATTCTCTATCTAGATAGGTTATCTGGaccatttcaggggtaaaataggtaaaaagtagtaccttttataaaaatcatgggtaaaatagaccgatacccaccgatcccatCCAATCCAATCGGTATCGAATCGGCATTGACATAGACTGATACTGATACCGTCCCGTACGTCATTGGAAttgattcctataaattttgatccaatcaaatcaaaatcggaccgaaaaaaaccctagaatctccCTCAATCTTAAGACCCACGATATAATCttataaaccttataatcgattttaaCCATGGAATCATAGATAAAATCAGAATCAgtaatatcaatccaaatctaaatcaaattggaattgaccataatcaatcccaaaacccttataatcaacctataaaatatattataattacaaaattttagATGTCATCATTATAATAGTACAAAGCCTACGATATTGTTTTACGAGAAAAACAAGCTTACatattgccatttgtcatcttCCTGGATTTTAACTTTATTGAAAATACTAGcatatttaatacaattgatttatttgaagagagagagagctatgaTTATAACTATTTTACCAGCCTCATCTTTAATGCACAATAATATAAATGATTGCAATAcaattgatacatgaatttatgggaagaggttttgttttataaacttcaaaaaacaaaaatgaagtccacaagaagttttaaaccctaaaacctataaAAACATTGGACATgccgagaaaaaaaaaaaagcttttatCTGACTCACTGGATATGATATCGCCAAACTTTATACCATAAAAACCAGCAAAGGTAACAGAAAGACTTGTGAGAAGGAAGACGATCAGTTGAGGCAGGGGGTTGTTCGGATTGTTTAGGAAGAGTGTATTCATTCTAAAAATACCCCTCGTTTTGCCATTTCAATCAAAGTAACGATTcaaaaagttgaggttgaatttacttttttgaccttaaaagcaatctcaaaatgacaaaataatggggacacagTAATTTAcctttttgaccttaaaagcaatcacaaaatgacaaaataatggggacatAGTAATTTAGGTTACAAGGTTTTTGTAACCGGGTGGATTACATTTAGACATACCTTTATTTGATATGATTTCATGGAATATTTCATTGACTTATAAATTGGAATTAAAGTTTTGGTATGGATTTTTACCTTATTTATGggaaattgaaatcaatttcaattgaCACGTATTCATGAAAAATCTTCAATGC includes the following:
- the LOC122072696 gene encoding probable cysteine desulfurase, which produces MEFEQTMVGKTYWHPKTEVVHHPHHDKHPFMRTSSSIRSSNIPDFDDHHIHRSESFGMLDVGVTKTDPAETKFEWLRSQLIGHDVEFDTPFGKRLLTYADHTASGRGLHIIEAFISNNVLPFYGNTHTSDSYVGHKTTKMVKEATRYIKNCLGTGPDDALIFPGSGTTAAIKRLQEVMGITVPSTMRERILKSLKSEERWVVFVGPYEHHSNLLSWRNSLAEVIEIGLDNDGLLDMRALSRQLELYKDSNRPMLGSFSACSNVTGIYSDTRAIARLLHQHGAFACFDYAASGPYVEIDMRSGELEGYDAVFMSPHKFLGGPGTPGLLLMNKALYKLRSSAPSTCGGGTVDFVNGFSEEHTLYYEDVEEREDAGTPPIVQKIRAALAFWVKDFIGYNVIENQEHVYINAALKRLLPNPNISVLGNTSVVRQAILSFVIFSGTNSSSYYNGGDRKGLYMWEESGNKKDKPLHGPFVAKLLNDLFGIQARAGCACAAPYGHHLLGVDENRSLAFRSAIEKGYTGVKPGWTRLSFPYYMSKEEFEFILAALEFIAAYGQRFLPLYSFNWKTGNWAFKSRAFMENILGEDYTLDPVEFSRSEAKPGMKIISINGTRNGGDDDDDDLDEKATNIGVIRKYTHYLETAKYAASFLPKFPPQRKIPKEIDPSLAYFRV